AGGGTTTTCCCAGGCAGGGTTGATGGGAGAACCCACAGGCAAGGGAGTCAGTGACAGGCTGGATCACTTGATGgactggggagagaggaaagggacaaTGGGAGGGGTCAATGCAttcagaggagaaggaggagaattGAGGAGGAGGAGTTGAGGCTGGAGAAGAATTTGGAAACCCCTGTGACCAGCAGGATGGACAGAGGCTCTGGGATGACTCCAggatgggagaggaggggcaCACTGCTTCCTTTTAGAAAGGGAATCCCCATTCTGGGGCTGGGAGTGCCTTCTGGCCAGAGGCTACCATGCAAGGGAAGGGACTCTCCCAGAGGACCTCAGACCTTTCATTGTAGGACCACTAGCCACCTAGAAGCTTTGGAGTGGGTGGGGCTGGAGACCAGGACTCCAGGGTTCAATGCCCCCACAGGTTGCCCCATCTTCAGGCAAGTCCATTCCTTGCTggttccccacccttcccccctcAGCAGAGTTAGTGTGTATAGGCTTAGCCCTCTTCCCTGACCCTGAAGGGAGACCCAAAGGAGCCATAGGAAAGTAGGCCTttacggtggggggggggggggggtgactggaAGGGGAGCTTGGCTTCTTCTCCAGTGCTGTCTTTCAGCCCCAGCACTTCTTCCGGGGCCAGGCTCCATGCCAAGAGAAGCTTGGAGTGCATTCATTCCTTGCAAACCCACCCAGAGGAGGACCAGAGTTGAACCTGAGAAAGTGACACTGAGATGGAACCTGCCGCTGGTGCCTTCAGGCCCCTCCCTTTCCTGCCCTCTCCTAGGAGAAGCTGGAGCCCCCTTCCCATCTCAGCTGGGGCCTCAGGACCCCGACTCTGCCCCAGGGGAGGCTATACCTCCTGCTTTGTACGTGGCTGGGTCAAGGTGCGGGCTCTGGGGTTCCCCCTAGCTCTACACGTAGCCTGAGTGGCTTTGCTCTCTTAAAGGGCCGGAGCACCGCCGGCGCTGGCGGCGGAGGCGAGGACGACGACGCGTGGAAGACGCAGCGCTCGGAACGCAGCTGGATGGCGCGCCCAGGGCCGGgggacccccgccccgccccccaagcCGGAGTCGCCGCGCAGGTCTGAGAAGTTCCTCATGGGCCCGCCAGAGGgcgcccggggggcgggggcggggcgggaacCCGGGAGCCCGGCTAGGGCCGCCGCCGGTTGGTCCCGCCCCGCGGGGCTGCGACTGGGGTCCGAGGGTCGGATGGGTGGCCAGGGATTCCGGACTCAGGGGCGCCGGACGCTCAGTGGAGCCGGATTCCGGGGGCTGAACGCTCCGGGCTTCGGAGTGGGGCGTTCTCAGGCACCGGGGCGGCTCGGATGCCGTCCCCCGGgaccctcccctctgcctcccttccccccgcCGGCGCCCAGCCGGGAGGGCGCTGCCCCTGGGTCGCGAGTGGGGCGGGTCTCCGGGCCCTGGTCCTCCGCTGCCCCTGGCGGAGGAGAGGGCACTTGAGAATCGGCGCGTAGCGGGTGGGAGGGGGAGCCCACTCTTCGGGGGTacgctccccccaccctctccggccgcctcggccccgccccggccccgggccccgccccggccccgggccccgccccggccccgggccccgccccggccccgggccccgccccggcccggccgcACCGCCCACTCCCCTTGGCCGGGCCAGAGCCCCGGgggccgcagccgccgccgccgcccgagcGCCCGCCATgcgcgccgcccccgccgccccgctgCTCCAGCTGCTGCTCCTGCTGGGGGCGAGGCTCCAGGCTGCGGGAGTCGTGGAGCCACCGCTGCCCGCCGTGGTCCTTACCATCCTGGCCCGCAATGCCGAGCACTCACTGCCCCACTACCTGGGCGCGCTGGAGCGGCTGGACTACCCCCGGGCCAGGCTGGCCCTCTGGTGAGAGAGACTGGGCATTGGCACCCTCTGGGCATGTACCCCCGGGTCCCACGGGCAGCCTCCACCCCAGATGGGCTCGTCTGCTCGTCCAGACACCACCCAGACAGGCCCCTCCCCTGGCAGACAGGCCCTCCGCAGTCGCGAGCCCCTGGAAAGAACCCCTTATCCCCTTGGCTCTGCGGACTGACCTCTGAGGACTTAGGTTGACCCCGAAACACTCACCCCGGCCCCTACTCCTCCAATGGGGACCTCCTCTGGGTTTAAGTGGGGTCCTCTTGCCCTAGCTTCAGAGCCCAAACTCAAGCCCCGTGGGCCCTGTGACTGGCTTGACCCGGAGTGGAGCAGACAGGAACAGCTGGCCTTCCCTGGGTCCCCACGTGGCAGAGATCAGCAGGACTGGGGGATCCTGGGGAGCAGGTGAGGGTGCTTATCAGTCTGGTTCCATGCTGCTCTGCAGAGGGGTCAGAACTGCTCCTTCTCTGGGCTGGTCCCAGCCTCTCTGTGGAGGGTGTGGGTCCTGCCATCCGAGGGCAGAGCCCCTTCCCTAGAATCTCTCCCCCAGCCGTCCCCACAGGGCGCTGGAATCAGAGGCCACAGTCCGTGGAAGCCAGAACAGGGAGGAGTCCCAAGCTGAGGTTGGGGATAAACCGAGAGAAATGACAAACTACCCCCCACAACACACCAAAGTTGGGCTTGGGGTGGAGCGTGGCCTGGGGAGGCGGCCCACAATGACCACAGTTTGGGAGTTAGTTAGTTCCCACCCCGCCAAGACGTGACACGTAGTTAGTCCTCACTTCTGGGGAACTGGCTTAAAGGGGCAGGATCACCTAAAACCCGGGGTCTTGGCTGAGCCCTCTGCGTCCCCCTCTGTCCTGGGAGTCCCTTCCACAGAGGACAGGTTGTGCTCTGTGGTAAGGGAGCTCCGTCCCATCAGCCCTTCGCAGGGGATGTTCAGAGTATGGCTTGGTCCTTATTACAGCTTTCGGGCAGGGGAGGCAGCAGCTCTTCTGTTCAGTCCtgagagggggaagggactgACCTGTCTCCTGGCGAGGGCGGAAGGTATCGGGGGCACGTGGCAGGTGTGTTCCTCAGAGTCGAGgtactttttctttcaaatgcattCGTGTCCTGTCGTCTCAGCCCATGAGCCACGCAGGACAGCTTACAGTTACAGAGGCAGAAAGTGAAGCCCAGGGACCGATGGGACCTGCCTGAGGTCCCGCAGTGGGTCACAGACCTGTGACTGGGACCCGGCTGCTTGCCTTACTCTGTAGCACACCTCCTTCCGCTGCAGCACCCAAGGGTCTAGCCTCACAGGTGCTGGTGCTCCAGGGGTCACGGCTGCCTCGGGGTTTGGCTCCTCCGTGGCTCTGCCCCCTCACCCTTCTTCCTCCCGTGTCCCCAGGTGTGCCACGGACCACAACACGGACAACACCACACAGATGCTGCAGGAGTGGCTAGCCGCTGTGGGTGATGACTATGCAGCTGTGGTCTGGAGGCCTGAGGGGGCGCCCAGGTGGTGATCTCAGGGGCAAGGTTCCTGGGGAGATGGGCAATAGCTATAACCTAGAGAGGAAAAGGGACAGCCCCAAGCCACAGCCTTCAGGCCAGGGCTCTGTCCGCTGCTCTGCAGAGACGAGGACCACATGTACCTGCCCCAGGGGAACATCTCGTCTCTTTACCCTCTCAGGTCCTACCCAGATGAAGAGGGTCCCAAGCACTGGACCAAAGAAAGACACCAGTTTCTGATGGAGTTGAAACAGGAAGCCCTGACctttgccagggactggggggctGACTACATCCTGGTAAGAAAGCCTGGCTACGATGGAGTTTCCCTCAGGCGGCGGTATCAGTCCCTGATAGACATCTTGCTGTGACTTCACAAACCTGTAGGCTGGACCCTCCAGCTAGCAACCTGGGTCAGAACCCAGACCAGAGATTGAGCTTGGATCCCCATGTTTGAGTTCACATTAGCTACTAAGCCTGGATCCCTGAGACAGATTGCAGGGTATATACTGAGCCTAGATTCCTAGAGCCCAGAGTATAAACTGAGCCTGGTTCCCTGGACTAGAACTCAGAGTAGGTCTTTGACTCTACTCCCTAAGTCAGATCTAAAATAAAGTtctcacggggcacctgggtggctcagtgagttaagcgtctcactttggctcaggtcatgatctcacagtttgggagttcgaaccctgcatcaggttctgagctgatgAGCCCCTTtcgacagctgagagcctgaagcctgcttcagattctgtttctgtctctctctgtccctcccctgctcatgctctttctctctcaaaaatatatttttttctaagtttatttatttttgagagagatagagacagtgtgagtgggggaagggcagatagagagagagggagagaatcccaagcaggctccatgctgccagcgcagagcccaatgcggggcttgaacccataaaatcatgagatcatgacctgagctgaaaccaagagccagacgtgcaaccgactgagccacccaggcactcccctctctctcaaaaatataaataaacattaaaaaatgtttaagtaaagTTCTTAGATCAGCAACTCAGGTTTAACCGCTGGACCCAATCCATGAACCAGTGCTCCAGACTAGATCCTTGGTCCAGAAACAAACTTACCTTGTTTATAGGTTCGAACTTTCTAACGGAAACCCTTCGGATCCCAGGAGATATGTGGGGTCTCTGGCAATCCAGAGGGATCCCACTCAGTGAATCCTTGGGGGTGTAGCCCAGACAAGGCTGGGACCTGTGACAGCCACCTCCCAAAAGTTCGCAGATACAGACAACATTCTGACCAACAACCAGACACTGAGGCTTCTGATAGAGCAGCGGCTGCCCGTGGTGGCCCCCATGCTGGACTCCCAGACCTACTACTCCAATTTCTGGTGTGGGATCACCCCCCAGGTAAGGCTGCGATGGAGGCCTCAGGTCTGTGGGCCATGGCGGGGGAGCAGTGCTCTGGGGAGGACGGGCCGCTGTCATAGCTCAGAGCAACCCTTTTCCCCAGGGCTATTACCGCCGCACAGCCGACTACTTCCCCACCAAGAACCGCCAACGCCGGGGCTGCTTCCGTGTCCCCATGGTCCATTCCACCTTCCTGGTATCCTTGCGGGCTGAGGGAGCAGCCCAACTCGCCTTCTACCCCCCTCACCCCAACTACACCTGGCCTTTCGACGATATCATCGTCTTCGCCTACTCCTGCCAGGCTGCTGGTGAGGACCAGCTCTCTGTGAGCATTCCTGAaggcctctgggcctttgcacatgctgttccctctgctttgcACACCCTTCTCCAGTCTCCAATTCATCCTGTTAAACTCTTGTTGGTCCAGGTCGTAGCCTTTCTTGAGCCCGCTGTGCCAGTAGGCTAGATGTCCTTCTTATGGATTCCTGGCCCTTTCATGCATTGTTTCATTAGGCAAatgtttatggagcacctaccatgtgccaggcactggggagacaGTGGTGAGTAAACTCAGGCAGCCTCTGCCCTCCTGGAACCTCCAGTCCAGTCAGTCCAAGGAGCTCACAAATCAGTGTGCAATCACAGCCATGACAGGAAGGAATGTTTCTTGATTCTAGGTGCTCAGGGAGCTTAGACCAGAATAGATCtggcagggaaggcttcctggagggtaTGAACTTCGAGGCTGAGATCTAAAATATGGGAAAGCATCAATAAGAGCAAGAAAGAGCATTTCAGGCAACGGGAccggcaagtgcaaaggccctgtggtagcaGGGAACGTAAGAAGGCAGGTGACAGGAACCCAATAAGTGAGGGAGACATGGTACAGGCTGAGGCAGGGGCCAGCCTATGTGGACCTGACCAGCAAGCATCTGGTCTTTAGCCTGAGAACATTGGGCAGCCAGGAACACTCTGATgttggcattatttttaaaatggaaattactgGAGGGTGTTTGGGCTGAATTGGGCTAAATCCAGTCCTGAGAAAGAGTCAGAGAtgggagtgagacagagacaccaGTGTtgaaaagagaatcttaagaagagACTAATTCGGGGAGAATGAGAAGTGACCATCTAATCCAGAAGTGCCGTACGTGAGCAAGCGGGCTGCCAACAGTGGCCAGAGGGGAAAGCGTGGTAATTGGCTTTTTCATGCAAGGGGTACTGGTGGAGTCCGTTGCAGACAGGCAAGACAGGAAATCTTACCAAGTGCAAAAAGTGAGCGAAGGAAAAACAGAGTCATGGAGAATCCGTGAGAAGAAGCGGAAGTGTTCCCTTGCTTTTCCAAGGCTACCGCTGTTTCAAGGGGCAGCCGCTGGAAGGAATTTTGTAATGGGGTTTTGTCTGTATCATTCAGGCTTCCGGCGCCCAGCTACTGAGTCCCTGCTCTggaccaggctctgtgctccctgCTGGGCATGGGGTTGACTTTTAAGTAAATACTGTGCGCCTGTCGCTGAAGAGTTCGCAGCCCATAAGAGATAAAAGGGAAATGAGTAATTACAATAAAGGTGACAAAtattgaagaaatagaaaaggtggAGGGCAGCGCGGGCGGGGCAGGAGGTGTGGGGTTGCTTAGAGGGGTCTGGGCGCAAGGTGATGGTGCTGGATCCAGGCGGGGCAGCAGGGACGGGCATAGGTGGGGGAGCTTTAGCGGGTGGGGCTGGCCTGGCCCGATGGCTGTGGTCAGGTGGGAGTttgtctgctcctccctccccaggatgCTCACCACCATCCCCCAGCACCCAGCTGGTACTCTAGAcacatctgttgaatgaataaaccatCTCAGCAGAAGGGTCCCTTAGATACTGTTTGAGTAAAGCcctttctccctccagccccacggTCGGGACACTGAGTCCCCAAGAAGACACGTGCTTTGGGTTCTGAGAGCCCTGCCCCGCCTGCAGCACCCACCCGGCCTCTCTCCACAGGAGTCACGGTCCACGTGTGCAACGAGCACCGTTATGGGTACATGAACGTGCCTGTGAAATCCCACCAGGGGCTGGAGGACGAGAAGGTCAACTTCATCCACCTGATCTTGGAGGCGCTAGGTGAGGGCTGGGAGATGGGGTGCTAGCCGGCTGCCACTGTTCCCTGCCACCCCCTGTGCCCCTTCTCCCAGGCCCTGGACCTGACTGGGCAGTAGGCTTGGGGTCTCAGCCTTACCTCTAATTCATTCCTCGTCTCTGGGCAAGTCCTTTTCCCCGCTGGGCCTCATTGTCCCCATCTCTACAATGAAGGCAGGTGAATTCTATGATCTCTGAGGGTTCTTCCTGCTGGGTGTTCTGCCGAGGGGGCAAAAATGAAGTGGGGGGCTAGGACTCCAGGGTCGCTGCTGACAAGAGCCAGTAGGGATTCATGATTAGGGGgtacttttcttctgcagtggaCGGGCCCCCCATGTGGGCCTCAGCTCACGTGTCCCGGCCCCCAAAGAAACCCAGCAAAATGGGGTTTGATGAGGTAAGTCCCCTCAGCCCACAGGAGCGGGGTGAAGAGGTGGGtgggctctcccctccctctgcacccacccccgactctgcacccacctccccttcctcctccaggtcTTTGTCATCAGCCTGGCCCGCCGGCCCGACCGCCGGGAACGCATGCTAAGCTCGCTCTGGGAGATGGAGATATCTGGACGCGTGGTGGATGCTGTGGATGGCCGGTGAGtctccctgggggtggggccctgggCAGCTGAGGGAGCAGTGTGGTCCCTTGGAGCCCCCTAGGAATGGGGAGAGCAGACAAACGAATTGAGTGTTAGCTGTTCCAGAAGGTACTCACACAGGGCCTGAGTCATTGTGTCATAGAGAATCCCAGGGCAGACCCCGACAGGACAGGATGGCCTCCTTCAGCCTACTGGAGGGAGGAGAGTACGGTGGTTAAGGCCCAGAATCTGGAGCCCCGAGGCTTGCGCTCCAGCTCTGTCACTTGCCAGCTGGGTGACCTCTGGCAAGTTACCGCCACCTCTCAGCCCTGCTGTGTGAATGGCAGACGATTGTGTCTCCCTTTTAGGACTTGTAAGGGCTCAGTGAGGATTttgcacagggcctgacacatagtaagtattcCAAAAGTTAGGCGTCTTTATTATTATCAGGCTTATTCTTTTCTATCTTGGACTTAGGTCCCTGATGGGTGGGGGCGGGAGCAGGCCAGTCATGTGGCCCTGGGAAACCAGAGGTCACACGGCTGCACTTGCCCACTGCTGTTTGCCActtacacccccacccccaccccccgcccttcaCATGGCGGGATGTCCGTCTTTTCCCTGGGCGTCTGCCCAAGGGGTAGATACCGTGTTCCCCATCTACTGACAGCTTCAGGCCACATGAAGCAGTAACAAGGCTGACATCTCCTTCAAACTAAACTCCAGGGTGCCCCCAACAGGCACAGGCGAGGCGCCCCTGGATGGGTCCCTGGCAGGCACCCCGTACCCCATTAGTCCCGTCTCCCTCAGGACACTCAACAGCAGTATCATGAGGAGCCTCGGCGTGGACCTGCTCCCCGGCTACCAGGACCCCTACTCAGGCCGCACACTGACCAAGGGCGAGGTGGGCTGCTTCCTCAGCCACCACTCCAtctgggaggaggtgaggaaCCCCCTCTGGGCCCACACCCCCCGCGGGCAGAGCGGGGCCACCCTACTCactgctctgtgctcagcacccAAGGGAATCCGTGGgtgaattcatatatttttaaaaacctggccggcagcttttttgtttttaatttttttttaatgtttatttatttttgagagagagagaccgagcgtgagtgggcaaggggcagagagagagagagagacacagaatccaaaataggctccaggctctgagctgtcagcacagagcccgacgcagggcttgagctcacgaaccgtaagatcatgacctgagctgaagtctgacgcttaaccgattgagccacccaggcgccccaagacctggCCTGCAGCTTTGAACTGTGTTCATCCCTGTATCTTATTCATTCTGTCATCTCTGTTGGGCACCTCCTGTGTGCTAGGAGATATTCTGCTCTGAGAAtacagagacaaaccaaaaaaaaaaaaaaaaaaaaaaaaaggcctttctGGTTCTCTTGGGGCTCAGGGACCAGGGGAGGGCACAGAAACCGAGGAAGAACGAAGCTTGCCATGGAGGGTAGATGTACAGGCTTGTCCTAGAGTGTGGACCAGCCTAGATTCCTGGACTGATGTGGGGTCAGGGTGGCATTGAAGGGCAGTGAGAAGAGTCTTCTGGGCAGAGGAAAACAGtggagcaaaggccctgaggcaggaaggaactGTATGTTCAgaagtgggaagaagaaaggCCTGGGACTTGGCCAGGAGGACTCAGCTTAGGGCTGCGGGTATGGGCACCAGTGAGAGGTCACTGCCTGGCCACTGAGGAGGGACGAGGGGACTGGCCCTGCAAGGGGACGGTGCCCCCTCCAGGAGGCAGCACCCAGGCCcgcttcttgtttttattttctactgcAGCCGAAATATGTGCATGTGAGCTCATATTtctgtttgtctccctctgtctccgaaCAGATGGAGACTGTCTCTGAACGTGATTTCTATTTCACCGTTAACCGTGCTGATTTCATGTTCTTTTCACATTTCCAGAAGTTACAAAAAGTACTTTTTCTTAGGGATCGTGGGGGGTAGAGTCTTTCTTCAGAAAAGTCCAGAAGGCCTGGTGAGGAACTGGGCCTGGAGTCCAGTAGATGAAGGTTCAGATCCCAGTTCTGCTATGGGCTGTGTCCTTGGACAAGTGGTCGTACCTCCCTGTGTCTCCGTCTCCTTACTACAGTACAGGGACGTCTTGTGTCCTGCCTCTCGAGGGTCCCTGGGATAAGCAGTAGTTCTGTGGCCCCTGGGGTATGGCAGCGCTCTGTGAATACAGCAAAGGTTATGATGGCTGTCATGATTCTACTTGAAGATTCTACCtcaggggagggggcctggggggccttgaatgccagagCAAGATGTTGGAATTTCAGTCCCCAGGAGGTGGGAGCCCCAGCAGGCTTTGGAGCAGCTGACTGACATGGCCAGGGCTGAACCTTTGGCATATAACTCAGGCCAGGGAGAGTCAGTCATTGTCAGGCAGGTGGAAGGGGACAGCCTGAATCTAAAGAGCCATCCCCCTGTGTtgtgtccccttcccccacaccacaggtggctgccaggggcctGGCCCAGGTCCTAGTGTTTGAGGACGATGTGCGCTTTGAGAGCAACTTCAGGGGGCGACTGGAGCGGCTTatggaggaggtggaggcagagaagCTCCTGTGGGACCTGATGTAGGCAGCCTGCGCctccaggggcaggggagagggacggCCTCCCCACCGAGCCTGGCCTGTGGGATGCAACTGGGGAAGGGGTCCTCTGACACCCTAGGACCTACAGTGACTCCCGGGCCCCTTGGTGTCGCCCATAGCTACCTGGGCCGGAAGCAGGTGAACCCTGAGGAAGAGGCAGCCGTGGGGGGGCTGCCACACCTGGTGGTGGCCGGGTACTCCTACTGGACGCTGGCGTATGTCTTGAGCCTGGCGGGTGCTCGCAAGCTGCTGGCCTCCCAGCCCCTGCGCCGAATGCTGCCTGTGGACGAGTTCCTACCCATCATGTTTGACCAGCACCCCAAGTGAGTCTccggtgggggcagggcagggtcaCCTGACCCCGGGGAGCCGACCTCCACAAGCATGAAGTCCCCTCGCTGGGcagctggggagactgaggctggcGAGGCTGAGTCACTAATGCGAGGTCACCGAGGAGTAGCCCAGCctagctttggagtcagaccaacCGAGGTGTAAACCCTGTGCTGCCGTGTGGTTTTTAGTCAAGCCACTTCTctgttctgagcctcagtttccccgtctggaaaatggagatgacaGAAACTCCGCTTCTGGAGTTTGTCGTGAGGTCTTGAGGGGGAGGGCGGTGAGGGGCTTCGGGCAGGTGAGGTGCCCGGGCTCCAGGCAGGGCCCCACCTCAGCCCTCCTGAGCCTTTCCCCGGCCTCACAGTGAGCAGTACAAGGCGCACTTCTGGCCACGGGACCTGCGTGCCTTCTCTGCGCGGCCCCTGCTCGCTGCTCCCACCCACTACGCAGGGGACGCCGAGTGGCTCAGCGACACGGAGACATCCTCACCCTGGGACGATGACAGCGGCCGCATCATCAGCTGGAGTGGCTCTCACAAGACGCTGCGTGGCCCCCCCCTGGACCTGGCTGGCAGCAGCGGGCACAGTCTCCATCCCCACCACCCCCGGGACGAGCTCTaggtgagggcagggctgggaagagCTCCCCCCCCCCTACTCCGCCGTGTGTGCCTCGGTTTTCTCTCCCCCGCAGGCTGACTGCATCTGGGTCTCTGTGTTCCCCTTCTCAgcctgccttctcccctccctccctccctgcggcTCTGTCTCTGCGTGTGGCTCCCTGCATTTCTGTGTCCACCTCAagctttctctccctgcctgtctctgtctctcggaccttctctgtgtcttctcctgtctctgcctctgcatATCCCACTCccgttctttctctttctctcttctcgcCTCTTCTGTCCCACCAGGTCCAGGCAGTGACTCCAGAAGAGCTCTCAGGAGCAGGCCGCAGCTGGCCAGGGAGCGGACCTGGAGATCGCTGGCAGGAGCCGCCACCAGAAGCCACAGACCCCATAGAGACCCGACTGTCACCTTAGGCATGGCCACTCTGCCCTCTGGCCCCACCTTACGTGGGGAGAAACCACTCAGAGATGGGTCCCCTTCTCCGAAGTTCATGTAGCAAAAGGGCAGGGCTCCTCTCACCCTCCTGACTCAGgatccggggtgggggggaaggtggggggctcCCCAGCCTTCAGTTCCAAACTGGGCCGACACCAGGAGCCCTGCCTTCCCCGCAGACCCAACTGCTGGGGCCCTTCTGCCATCTTCTACCTCCACCTCAGTCCCCTCCCCACTCGACGCCTGGGTCTCACCTGCCTGGGcccaccctctcccctggccAGTGGGAAGTACAGGGTGGGTGAGAGGAGGGCCCTTGCAGACTTGGTGCCCAGCACATGGTAGGCCCTCAATAAAAGCCAGCTGGTATGTGCACTTTATATGTCTAACTCCTGGATGA
Above is a window of Panthera tigris isolate Pti1 chromosome D4, P.tigris_Pti1_mat1.1, whole genome shotgun sequence DNA encoding:
- the CERCAM gene encoding inactive glycosyltransferase 25 family member 3 isoform X1, with product MPSTHCPTTWARWSGWTTPGPGWPSASEPKLKPRGPCDWLDPEWSRQEQLAFPGSPRGRDQQDWGILGSRCATDHNTDNTTQMLQEWLAAVGDDYAAVVWRPEGAPRSYPDEEGPKHWTKERHQFLMELKQEALTFARDWGADYILFADTDNILTNNQTLRLLIEQRLPVVAPMLDSQTYYSNFWCGITPQGYYRRTADYFPTKNRQRRGCFRVPMVHSTFLVSLRAEGAAQLAFYPPHPNYTWPFDDIIVFAYSCQAAGVTVHVCNEHRYGYMNVPVKSHQGLEDEKVNFIHLILEALVDGPPMWASAHVSRPPKKPSKMGFDEVFVISLARRPDRRERMLSSLWEMEISGRVVDAVDGRTLNSSIMRSLGVDLLPGYQDPYSGRTLTKGEVGCFLSHHSIWEEVAARGLAQVLVFEDDVRFESNFRGRLERLMEEVEAEKLLWDLIYLGRKQVNPEEEAAVGGLPHLVVAGYSYWTLAYVLSLAGARKLLASQPLRRMLPVDEFLPIMFDQHPNEQYKAHFWPRDLRAFSARPLLAAPTHYAGDAEWLSDTETSSPWDDDSGRIISWSGSHKTLRGPPLDLAGSSGHSLHPHHPRDEL
- the CERCAM gene encoding inactive glycosyltransferase 25 family member 3 isoform X2, with translation MRAAPAAPLLQLLLLLGARLQAAGVVEPPLPAVVLTILARNAEHSLPHYLGALERLDYPRARLALWCATDHNTDNTTQMLQEWLAAVGDDYAAVVWRPEGAPRSYPDEEGPKHWTKERHQFLMELKQEALTFARDWGADYILFADTDNILTNNQTLRLLIEQRLPVVAPMLDSQTYYSNFWCGITPQGYYRRTADYFPTKNRQRRGCFRVPMVHSTFLVSLRAEGAAQLAFYPPHPNYTWPFDDIIVFAYSCQAAGVTVHVCNEHRYGYMNVPVKSHQGLEDEKVNFIHLILEALVDGPPMWASAHVSRPPKKPSKMGFDEVFVISLARRPDRRERMLSSLWEMEISGRVVDAVDGRTLNSSIMRSLGVDLLPGYQDPYSGRTLTKGEVGCFLSHHSIWEEVAARGLAQVLVFEDDVRFESNFRGRLERLMEEVEAEKLLWDLIYLGRKQVNPEEEAAVGGLPHLVVAGYSYWTLAYVLSLAGARKLLASQPLRRMLPVDEFLPIMFDQHPNEQYKAHFWPRDLRAFSARPLLAAPTHYAGDAEWLSDTETSSPWDDDSGRIISWSGSHKTLRGPPLDLAGSSGHSLHPHHPRDEL